From one Lycium ferocissimum isolate CSIRO_LF1 chromosome 5, AGI_CSIRO_Lferr_CH_V1, whole genome shotgun sequence genomic stretch:
- the LOC132055590 gene encoding GDP-mannose 4,6 dehydratase 1-like has protein sequence MASNKSDSNGDRRKVALITGITGQDGSYLTEFLLNKGYEVHGLIRRSSNFNTQRVNHIYIDPHNVNKAMMKLHYADLTDASSLRRWLDTIQPDEVYNLAAQSHVAVSFEIPDYTADVVATGALRLLEGVRSHISATGRSHIRYYQAGSSEMFGSTPPPQNEVTPFHPRSPYAVSKCAAHWYTVNYREAYGIFACNGILFNHESPRRGENFVTRKITRAVGRIKIGLQSKLFLGNLQASRDWGFAGDYVEAMWMMLQQDKPDDYVVATEESHTVEEFLEVAFGYVGLKWNDHVVIDKRYFRPTEVDNLKGDSSKARKVLGWKPKVGFNELVKMMVDEDVELAKREKVLVDAGYMDAQQQP, from the exons ATGGCATCAAACAAATCAGATTCAAACGGCGATCGTCGCAAAGTTGCACTAATCACCGGCATTACCGGCCAAGACGGTAGCTATCTAACCGAATTCCTCTTAAACAAAGGTTACGAAGTACACGGATTAATCCGTAgatcttcaaatttcaacacACAACGTGTTAATCACATTTACATAGATCCACACAATGTTAATAAAGCAATGATGAAGCTTCATTACGCTGATTTAACAGATGCTTCATCATTACGTCGTTGGTTAGATACAATTCAACCTGATGAGGTGTACAATCTAGCTGCACAAAGCCACGTGGCAGTTTCATTTGAGATCCCTGATTATACTGCTGATGTTGTTGCTACTGGTGCTTTAAGGTTACTTGAAGGTGTTAGGTCACATATATCAGCTACTGGTAGGTCACATATAAGGTATTATCAAGCTGGATCATCTGAAATGTTTGGATCTACACCACCACCACAAAATGAAGTGACGCCGTTTCATCCTAGATCTCCTTATGCTGTGTCCAAATGTGCTGCACATTGGTATACTGTTAATTATCGTGAAGCTTATGGGATCTTTGCTTGTAATGGGATTTTGTTTAATCATGAGAGTCCTAGAAGGGGTGAGAATTTTGTGACCCGCAAGATTACTCGGGCTGTGGGTCGGATCAAGATCGGGTTGCAAAGCAAGCTCTTCTTGGGGAATCTGCAG GCATCCAGGGACTGGGGTTTTGCTGGGGACTATGTTGAAGCAATGTGGATGATGCTGCAGCAAGACAAGCCGGATGATTATGTGGTAGCGACGGAGGAGTCTCACACGGTAGAGGAGTTTTTGGAAGTGGCATTTGGTTATGTAGGATTGAAGTGGAATGATCATGTGGTGATTGATAAGAGGTACTTTAGGCCTACAGAAGTGGATAATCTAAAGGGAGATTCAAGCAAGGCGAGGAAGGTTTTGGGATGGAAGCCCAAAGTTGGGTTTAATGAATTGGTGAAGATGATGGTAGACGAGGATGTTGAGTTGGCTAAAAGGGAGAAGGTTCTTGTTGATGCTGGTTACATGGATGCTCAACAACAGCCTTGA
- the LOC132055588 gene encoding pentatricopeptide repeat-containing protein At5g61990, mitochondrial-like yields the protein MNLLLSKKLSIIFNCQRHIIKKSKHVSFCSTHNITGPNKSTDEEISTILKHKNWKLLLESSTIPQKLNPDVVYSVLDRNKLVVNPKRLLDFFDWSNQQVHLTQNIDSFSILALSLCNSNNFGPANQVFDEMIQRRRFPVMDILSSLVKCAKECDEFSSKVVVFELPIDAYRKKGMLNEAVSMFLGVKNEGFLPSLLCCNTLLNELLNGNKMELFWKVYEGMLESKMSLDVYTYTNVINAYCKVGNIKDAKRLLHDMGEEGCSPNLVTYNVVIRGLCGTGAVDEALELKKSMEGMGLVPDIYTYSTLIDGFCKKKRSKEAKRILDEMCEVGQNPDHFAYTALIDGFMKEGEVEEAFRIKDEMVARGKSLNIMTYNSIINGLCKVGQMDKAVTIKGDMIKMGIFPDVQTYNYLIEGYGCKNNTDKASELLVEMTDRNLVPSAYTCGVLINAYCNSGDLCQAILVLEKMIAAGVRPNAVIYTPIIKGYVEDGKFEEAKQIVQDMWQKGILPDIFCYNSIISGLCKVGRVDEAKMCLVEMEKRRLRPNSYTFGPFISWYREAGDMQVAEQYFWEMLDRGVAPNYATFTPIIDGYCKHGNISQAFSVLNRMLKIGRLPNVQLYGVLINALSKNGKLSDAMDVLSELYNKGLVPDVFTYTSLISGFCKQGNLEKAFLLLDEMSQKGVRPNIVTYNSLIGGLCKSGDLSRAREVFDGISGKGLAPNGVTYSTIIDGYCKAGDLNEAFRLSDEMPLRGVQPDAFVYNALLHGCCKAGEVEKALPLFHELIEKGIASTLTFNTLIDGFCKLGRLSEALELVTNMSDMHIPTDHVTYTILIDYCCKNGMMKEAEELFQKMQVKKLIPTIVTYTSLIQGYHRIGDKLKVFSLFEEMVAGGIQPDEVVYSSMVDVLYREGNPHKAFSLWNELLDKGLLKGHVSETLVGSWCEKGEISALLASLNEIGEQGFVPSLAMCSTLAHGLNKAGYSEILPMALETMVKFSWISNSMTSNDLITHCQMDGHTESVSNLPKQSAL from the coding sequence ATGAATCTACTACTTTCAAAGAAACTGTCTATTATCTTCAATTGTCAAAGAcatataatcaagaaatcaaaacaTGTCTCTTTTTGTAGTACCCACAACATTACCGGACCAAATAAATCCACTGATGAAGAAATCTCTACGATTTTGAAACACAAGAACTGGAAATTACTCTTGGAATCTTCAACAATCCCGCAAAAACTCAACCCAGATGTGGTTTACTCAGTTCTTGATCGAAATAAATTGGTTGTAAATCCAAAACGATTGCTTGATTTCTTTGATTGGTCGAATCAGCAAGTGCATTTGACTCAAAACATTGATTCTTTCTCTATTCTTGCTTTGTCTTTGTGCAATTCGAACAATTTTGGACCTGCCAACCAGGTGTTTGATGAAATGATTCAGAGAAGAAGATTTCCAGTAATGGATATTTTAAGCTCGTTGGTTAAATGTGCTAAGGAATGTGATGAGTTTAGCTCGAAGGTTGTTGTGTTTGAGTTGCCAATTGATGCTTATAGGAAAAAGGGTATGTTAAATGAGGCTGTATCTATGTTCTTGGGTGTTAAAAATGAAGGCTTTTTACCcagtttgttgtgttgtaatACATTGTTGAATGAATTGTTAAATGGTAATAAAATGGAACTGTTTTGGAAGGTATATGAGGGAATGTTGGAGAGCAAGATGAGTCTTGATGTTTACACTTACACCAATGTGATCAATGCTTATTGCAAGGTTGGTAATATTAAGGACGCGAAAAGACTTCTTCATGATATGGGAGAGGAGGGGTGCAGTCCAAATTTGGTTACGTATAATGTAGTTATTAGAGGCTTGTGTGGGACAGGTGCAGTTGATGAAGCATTGGAGCTAAAGAAGTCGATGGAAGGAATGGGATTGGTTCCAGATATCTATACCTATAGTACACTCATTGATGGCTTCTGTAAGAAAAAGAGGTCCAAGGAGGCAAAACGGATATTGGATGAAATGTGTGAGGTAGGTCAAAATCCTGATCATTTTGCATATACTGCGTTAATTGATGGATTCATGAAGGAGGGAGAGGTGGAGGAGGCATTTAGAATAAAGGATGAAATGGTTGCACGTGGAAAGAGTTTGAATATAATGACCTATAATTCTATCATAAATGGGCTCTGCAAAGTCGGCCAGATGGATAAAGCAGTAACTATCAAGGGTGACATGATTAAAATGGGTATATTCCCTGATGTGCAAACatacaattatttaattgaGGGCTATGGTTGCAAGAATAACACGGATAAGGCTTCTGAACTTTTGGTTGAGATGACTGACAGAAACTTGGTACCTTCGGCCTATACTTGTGGTGTGCTGATTAATGCTTACTGCAACTCTGGAGATCTCTGTCAAGCGATTCttgttttggagaaaatgatTGCAGCTGGTGTGAGACCAAATGCTGTCATCTACACCCCCATCATAAAAGGCTATGTAGAGGATGGTAAATTTGAAGAAGCAAAACAGATTGTGCAGGATATGTGGCAGAAAGGTATATTACCTGATATCTTCTGTTATAATTCAATTATTAGTGGGCTCTGCAAGGTGGGAAGGGTAGATGAAGCAAAAATGTGTCTTGTTGAAATGGAGAAGAGAAGATTGAGACCGAATTCATATACTTTTGGGCCTTTTATTTCTTGGTATAGAGAGGCAGGGGATATGCAAGTTGCAGAACAGTATTTCTGGGAGATGCTAGATCGTGGTGTAGCGCCTAATTATGCCACTTTTACGCCTATCATTGACGGGTATTGTAAACATGGGAATATATCGCAAGCATTTTCAGTACTGAATCGCATGCTTAAAATAGGACGATTGCCAAACGTTCAGCTTTATGGTGTTCTTATAAATGCCCTCTCAAAGAATGGGAAGTTGTCAGATGCCATGGATGTTCTATCTGAACTTTATAATAAGGGTCTAGTTCCTGATGTGTTCACTTACACCTCACTGATTTCTGGTTTCTGCAAGCAGGGTAATTTGGAAAAGGCTTTTCTACTTCTTGATGAAATGAGTCAAAAGGGGGTTAGACCAAACATCGTGACTTATAATAGCTTAATAGGTGGTCTTTGTAAGTCAGGTGACCTATCGAGAGCCAGAGAAGTGTTTGATGGTATTTCTGGAAAGGGTTTGGCACCAAATGGTGTGACTTATTCCACTATCATTGATGGTTACTGCAAAGCCGGTGATCTAAATGAGGCATTTCGTCTATCAGATGAAATGCCTTTACGGGGCGTTCAACCGGATGCCTTTGTATACAATGCTCTTCTTCATGGATGCTGCAAGGCAGGAGAGGTAGAGAAGGCATTGCCATTATTCCATGAATTGATAGAGAAGGGAATTGCATCCACTCTTACTTTCAACACATTGATTGATGGGTTCTGCAAGTTAGGAAGATTGAGTGAAGCACTGGAGTTGGTGACGAATATGTCTGATATGCACATCCCAACAGATCATGTAACTTACACCATTTTAATTGACTACTGTTGCAAGAACGGAATGATGAAAGAAGCAGAAGAGCTTTTCCAAAAGATGCAAGTTAAGAAACTGATACCAACCATTGTGACTTACACTTCACTCATACAAGGTTATCACAGAATTGGAGATAAATTGAAGGTGTTCTCACTATTTGAGGAGATGGTGGCAGGGGGAATTCAGCCTGATGAAGTAGTTTACAGCTCGATGGTTGATGTACTTTACAGAGAAGGGAATCCACATAAAGCTTTCAGTCTTTGGAATGAACTTTTGGATAAAGGTCTTTTGAAAGGACATGTAAGTGAAACATTAGTGGGGTCTTGGTGTGAGAAAGGAGAAATTTCTGCACTATTGGCATCACTCAATGAAATAGGAGAGCAAGGTTTTGTACCTAGTCTTGCTATGTGCAGTACTTTAGCCCATGGATTAAATAAAGCAGGATATTCTGAAATATTACCTATGGCTCTGGAGACCATGGTAAAGTTTTCCTGGATCTCCAATTCCATGACTTCAAATGACTTAATCACGCATTGTCAAATGGATGGACATACTGAAAGTGTTAGTAACCTTCCAAAGCAATCAGCCTTATAA